One segment of Candidatus Hydrogenedentota bacterium DNA contains the following:
- a CDS encoding YfhO family protein gives MKSFLQTPHQRFSPVPLFFAALLFILCSPVFWINVESRDSTSTTLSGENQRLVREVYPRLSYGYERLAKGDLPLWNNEQLCGIPFFADPRNALAQPLNLLFLFFESSRAMVLHAFIALSLMGFFFTLYLRSMGLRYVSAALGGVTYMCCGATTSVMSHSAYVPALVWLPLLCLLIREYTLHQPRPALIWWGSLISAFIGLSGSFLINVTALSLAYGLGLTALLFGHPDTEETDSKPKRYLWARLRGLFIMAFLGLLLTAVQWVPTFVWIRDLAEPLHFLTRFDLASEIPFNVKGFLAQLLEAHSERGVPIAYFGMGALLLAPIAFFHGVQRWERFFFFGIPVGVWLLIFIWGTADRPAPGFVSALAYPAAFAGCVLTALGADRLFMPRRRDFTPRLWAPLLLVLLLIGILFILAPAHMRGRILPVPGAVLFFALFRRNWAAALSGMLLLCFQFVDLNTTMVHYQIHPFFVPSTARALDDALANRLHETTLDDRCMVFPLSGSPRLHPNMGMLAHLSMINALGLPLTKEQQLWQAVLDSSDLSATKASLAGLLNVMAVRSVAVIGERDSIQKALPITRLRPRGVYGDIHVFANEDVLPRISWAQSWQLALDGNAALEVMGAPEFNSRQKCVIVPADTALSHLVQVLPERMPLADGAATGSASRPELRLVADQPEKVSMTVETRESGILVLSDSYARGWRAYVDGKSVPVLRVNGLFRGIALSAGKHEVSFYYIPLAFYIGVIFSLLGLFLLVVLGIRSFLTRPFALPFDVKKV, from the coding sequence AGCACGAGTACCACCCTGTCCGGCGAAAATCAACGACTCGTTCGTGAAGTTTATCCCCGCCTGAGTTATGGCTATGAGCGGCTTGCGAAGGGGGATTTGCCTTTATGGAATAATGAGCAGCTCTGCGGTATCCCATTTTTCGCCGATCCTCGTAATGCACTGGCACAACCTTTAAACTTGCTCTTTTTGTTTTTCGAGTCTTCCCGTGCCATGGTACTGCATGCCTTTATTGCCCTGTCCTTGATGGGTTTTTTCTTTACGCTCTATTTGCGGTCCATGGGACTCCGCTATGTTTCGGCAGCATTGGGCGGCGTAACCTATATGTGCTGCGGCGCGACTACCTCGGTCATGTCCCATTCTGCCTATGTACCCGCCTTGGTTTGGCTGCCTCTTTTGTGTTTGTTGATCCGAGAGTATACGTTGCATCAACCACGGCCCGCTCTTATTTGGTGGGGAAGTCTTATCAGCGCCTTTATCGGATTGTCCGGATCTTTTTTAATCAATGTGACAGCGCTGAGTCTTGCCTACGGTTTAGGGCTAACGGCGTTGCTCTTTGGTCATCCCGACACGGAAGAGACCGACTCAAAGCCCAAGCGTTATCTCTGGGCACGTCTGCGCGGTTTATTTATCATGGCCTTTTTAGGGCTTCTCTTGACCGCTGTGCAATGGGTGCCCACCTTCGTGTGGATCAGAGATTTAGCAGAACCCCTTCATTTTTTGACCCGTTTCGATCTGGCTTCCGAGATCCCTTTTAACGTGAAAGGTTTTTTGGCGCAATTGTTGGAAGCCCACAGTGAACGAGGCGTGCCCATTGCTTATTTTGGCATGGGCGCACTGCTCTTGGCGCCGATCGCCTTTTTTCATGGGGTGCAGCGATGGGAACGGTTTTTCTTCTTCGGTATCCCTGTCGGTGTCTGGCTGCTAATCTTTATTTGGGGTACGGCAGACCGGCCCGCCCCGGGATTCGTCTCCGCATTGGCGTATCCCGCCGCTTTTGCCGGTTGTGTGTTGACCGCGCTGGGGGCGGATCGTCTGTTCATGCCGCGGCGACGCGATTTCACCCCGCGATTATGGGCGCCCCTTCTGTTAGTGCTCTTATTGATCGGCATTCTTTTTATATTGGCACCGGCACACATGCGGGGTCGTATCTTGCCTGTACCGGGCGCGGTACTCTTCTTCGCCCTCTTTAGGCGCAATTGGGCGGCCGCCTTGAGCGGCATGCTCTTGTTGTGTTTCCAGTTTGTCGATCTCAACACGACCATGGTTCATTATCAGATTCATCCTTTTTTTGTGCCGTCCACAGCGCGCGCATTGGACGACGCCCTTGCAAACCGTCTTCATGAAACAACCTTGGACGATCGGTGTATGGTTTTTCCCCTCAGCGGCTCTCCACGCTTGCATCCCAATATGGGTATGCTCGCACACTTGTCCATGATCAATGCGCTGGGCTTGCCGCTGACAAAAGAGCAGCAACTCTGGCAAGCCGTTCTGGACAGCAGCGACTTGTCCGCAACAAAAGCTTCCCTTGCCGGATTGTTAAATGTCATGGCTGTTCGATCTGTTGCCGTAATCGGAGAGCGGGACTCCATCCAAAAAGCGCTGCCCATCACCAGGCTCCGGCCCCGAGGAGTCTACGGCGATATTCATGTCTTTGCGAATGAAGATGTATTGCCCCGTATCAGTTGGGCGCAGTCGTGGCAACTTGCGTTGGACGGCAACGCTGCGCTTGAGGTCATGGGCGCGCCGGAATTCAACAGCCGGCAAAAATGTGTTATCGTACCCGCTGATACAGCGCTCAGCCATCTTGTGCAAGTGCTTCCGGAGCGGATGCCCCTCGCCGACGGAGCCGCGACAGGATCTGCATCCCGTCCCGAACTGCGCTTGGTGGCGGATCAGCCGGAAAAGGTATCTATGACCGTGGAAACGCGGGAATCGGGTATTTTGGTGTTGAGTGATTCCTACGCTCGAGGATGGCGCGCCTACGTGGACGGGAAATCAGTGCCGGTCTTGCGGGTCAACGGATTGTTTCGCGGCATTGCTTTATCGGCGGGCAAACATGAAGTCAGTTTTTATTACATCCCCTTAGCTTTTTATATCGGTGTGATCTTTTCTCTTTTGGGTTTATTCCTTTTGGTGGTTTTGGGAATACGCAGCTTTTTGACACGTCCATTCGCCCTTCCTTTCGATGTGAAAAAAGTTTAG
- a CDS encoding tetratricopeptide repeat protein, protein MTARCSLFPAMQRAYFFRIRRCFVALLFGFMLGLIPLPARADTLSLSSDASYMTSPAGASRELSAAKRMMKAGEYSTAIPRLTQIISKYPGSSAGVEARYHLGDAYFNLGAYSDALRCIQEYLDLAPQGDYVESSQALIGKMTDTAAQATPTEQEAQIAALEAAIAEEPDNMVPRLELAELLWSLGSYQEAGAVYTELLRRWPKLESDVVVRQRIQRDETGQLVVLTPEEVERQYREAEPLKIYNVSSFRSGRFETWPATASERYYNVTGQAVNQGTRPLNDVRVVVTIYGLGQMVFDTKTVVLGSLRPGEVRAFSAQFSSFDNIYNISRHECVGSFQR, encoded by the coding sequence ATGACAGCACGATGTTCTCTTTTCCCTGCAATGCAGAGGGCGTATTTTTTTAGGATAAGGCGTTGCTTTGTCGCGCTGCTCTTTGGCTTTATGTTGGGACTGATCCCATTGCCCGCCCGTGCCGATACCCTTTCGTTGAGCAGCGATGCGTCTTATATGACTTCTCCCGCCGGTGCCTCCCGTGAACTGAGCGCGGCTAAGCGTATGATGAAAGCAGGTGAGTATTCCACCGCCATTCCCCGGCTCACGCAGATTATCAGCAAGTACCCGGGGTCGAGTGCAGGCGTGGAAGCCCGCTACCATCTCGGCGATGCGTATTTTAATCTGGGCGCTTATTCTGATGCCCTCCGCTGTATTCAAGAATATTTGGATCTTGCGCCGCAAGGTGACTATGTGGAAAGCAGTCAGGCGCTGATCGGGAAAATGACCGATACAGCGGCACAGGCGACGCCGACCGAACAAGAAGCACAGATAGCCGCCTTGGAAGCTGCCATAGCGGAGGAACCGGATAATATGGTACCGCGCTTGGAGCTGGCAGAATTATTATGGTCCCTTGGCAGCTACCAAGAAGCCGGAGCCGTCTATACCGAACTCTTGCGGCGTTGGCCGAAATTAGAATCAGATGTCGTGGTACGGCAGCGGATACAGCGGGATGAAACGGGTCAGTTGGTGGTGTTGACTCCCGAAGAGGTGGAGCGCCAATATCGGGAAGCGGAACCGTTGAAGATTTATAATGTCTCCTCTTTCCGCAGCGGACGATTTGAGACATGGCCCGCCACCGCGTCGGAGCGTTATTATAATGTGACCGGTCAGGCGGTCAACCAAGGTACCCGTCCTTTGAATGACGTGCGCGTTGTTGTTACCATTTATGGTTTGGGACAAATGGTCTTCGATACAAAGACCGTTGTGCTGGGATCCTTGCGCCCCGGTGAAGTCCGCGCTTTTAGTGCACAATTTAGTTCCTTTGATAATATTTATAATATTTCCCGCCATGAGTGTGTGGGAAGTTTTCAACGCTAA
- a CDS encoding type II and III secretion system protein — protein MKTAWYIVPVLLACVVGAVAQEQQVNVAVKIIEFQTSAGKEFGLSSYFRHRVEPRPYGIVSTGKGIITAASTAFPNLSTGGVTVFLDRLSGYYGDFEVVLQALVDQNRAFILSQPKVMVPVGVETPTVIKTTQDVSYENTVVVGATTTQTTAFRATGVTLTVNALQVVDDDGDPATQDDVFIQLQLIAEINEEGERITVALDDRTPTGTLFTQSSNAITVPEFISRSIDTTVWVRQDQVLLLGGLYRNTKNKNVSTLPWLTQSENIVNNVVEQLSPFTETPKVPLSSALGNRNQRESRRELVFMVKADLWRKAYTITQAHDLYHEDDEEVEEDEDIIRPKRSGRFVDTILDSLGGRGDSVENILGGRD, from the coding sequence ATGAAAACAGCGTGGTACATAGTGCCGGTGTTGCTGGCTTGCGTTGTCGGGGCTGTCGCCCAAGAACAACAAGTCAACGTTGCCGTCAAGATTATTGAATTCCAGACCTCCGCTGGTAAAGAATTCGGATTAAGCTCTTATTTTCGGCATCGTGTTGAGCCGCGTCCCTACGGTATTGTATCCACCGGCAAAGGGATTATTACGGCGGCTTCCACCGCCTTTCCGAATCTCTCGACCGGCGGGGTCACCGTTTTTCTCGATCGCTTGAGCGGCTATTATGGTGATTTTGAAGTGGTGCTGCAGGCACTGGTCGATCAAAACCGCGCCTTCATTCTTTCCCAGCCCAAAGTAATGGTGCCTGTGGGGGTAGAGACTCCAACGGTCATTAAAACCACGCAGGATGTGTCCTATGAAAACACGGTCGTCGTAGGGGCGACCACGACACAGACCACTGCATTCCGCGCAACCGGTGTTACCTTGACTGTGAACGCGCTGCAGGTCGTGGATGATGATGGCGATCCGGCAACGCAAGATGATGTGTTTATCCAATTGCAGTTGATTGCGGAAATTAACGAGGAAGGCGAACGTATTACGGTCGCCTTGGATGATCGAACACCGACGGGAACGCTCTTTACCCAATCTTCCAATGCAATTACCGTGCCTGAGTTTATTTCTCGCAGTATTGATACGACCGTGTGGGTGCGTCAGGATCAGGTGTTGTTGTTGGGCGGCTTGTATCGCAACACCAAAAATAAGAATGTGTCGACGCTGCCTTGGCTGACACAAAGTGAAAACATCGTCAATAACGTCGTGGAACAACTATCCCCTTTTACGGAAACCCCCAAAGTGCCGCTCTCCTCAGCCTTGGGAAATCGTAACCAACGAGAATCACGCCGCGAATTGGTGTTTATGGTGAAAGCCGATCTGTGGCGTAAAGCCTATACAATCACCCAAGCCCATGATCTCTACCATGAGGATGATGAAGAAGTGGAAGAAGACGAAGACATCATCCGGCCCAAACGGAGCGGGCGTTTTGTGGATACTATTCTTGATTCACTAGGGGGTCGTGGTGACAGTGTGGAAAATATTTTGGGAGGACGTGACTAA
- a CDS encoding type II and III secretion system protein yields MNLYERLARLMLIFTVLFLAFLPLRSLAEEAAAPAEEAPPPAEEAPPAPTGPADVRQVQVKVWISETNEQGLRNLGANMTFNRFVRGEEQSGSVQSINLSTMNASERFATVTMPYPNTELFDTPMRPDLDGNPATGLQTKHGVGLEFSVIDGDRGTIDGLFHAMEQSVELDLISKPELIVANGLSATIKAGGQVPYQDVTYAGVTPTLKVAWRDIGVNLSLIPTVMPNNYVKLDIAELEVSDTARIDNIRGIDLPVFSSRSQTGTVFVPDGTTLVVGGLSSRVVRQSERRIPILGKVPLLGIPFRSRKSDAEVTSLLIFVSPTVVDMRAPTPQAKSALSFWRERGSEWANKDRIDREVDAMGAGY; encoded by the coding sequence ATGAACCTATATGAACGTCTCGCCCGGCTTATGTTGATTTTCACCGTGCTATTCTTAGCTTTTCTGCCCTTGCGCTCTTTGGCTGAAGAAGCTGCAGCACCGGCTGAAGAAGCGCCGCCGCCCGCTGAAGAAGCACCGCCCGCCCCAACCGGACCCGCCGATGTGCGCCAAGTACAGGTAAAAGTTTGGATCAGCGAAACCAATGAACAAGGGCTGCGCAACCTTGGCGCCAATATGACTTTTAACCGCTTTGTAAGAGGCGAAGAACAATCGGGCAGCGTGCAGAGTATCAATCTCAGCACCATGAACGCTTCGGAACGTTTCGCCACGGTGACCATGCCCTATCCCAATACGGAACTTTTCGATACGCCCATGCGCCCCGATTTGGATGGAAATCCGGCAACAGGTCTGCAAACAAAACACGGCGTTGGCTTAGAGTTCAGTGTCATTGATGGGGATAGAGGAACCATTGACGGACTCTTCCATGCTATGGAGCAGAGTGTTGAGTTAGATTTGATTTCCAAACCGGAACTCATTGTGGCGAACGGTCTTTCCGCTACCATCAAGGCTGGCGGACAGGTTCCCTATCAAGATGTGACTTACGCGGGCGTGACTCCGACGCTCAAAGTGGCGTGGCGTGATATTGGCGTTAATTTAAGTCTGATCCCCACGGTCATGCCCAATAATTACGTCAAACTTGATATTGCAGAATTGGAAGTCTCTGATACGGCCCGTATCGATAATATACGAGGCATCGATTTGCCTGTCTTTTCCTCGCGCTCACAGACGGGCACGGTCTTTGTACCTGACGGCACAACCTTAGTTGTCGGTGGTTTATCCAGCCGTGTCGTCCGTCAATCGGAACGGCGTATCCCGATTTTGGGGAAAGTGCCTTTGCTGGGCATTCCCTTCCGAAGCCGCAAGTCAGATGCAGAAGTAACGAGCTTACTTATCTTTGTGTCGCCTACGGTGGTTGATATGCGTGCGCCTACACCGCAAGCCAAAAGCGCCCTGTCCTTCTGGCGCGAACGCGGCTCCGAGTGGGCGAATAAAGATCGTATCGACCGTGAAGTAGACGCCATGGGAGCGGGATACTAA
- a CDS encoding RnfABCDGE type electron transport complex subunit B: MTGLLIAGGVMLALGVLLSGLLAIANRKLYVFEDPRIDGVEELLPGANCGACGFAGCRAFAEALVTGTAQPALCTVNTADGIESIASYLGVEAGEGVKRVARLACAGGDGIAKRFAHYEGRESCRAAALIAGGGKACTYGCLGYGDCIRVCPFDAIHMNENNLPVVDEKKCTACGNCVVECPKHLYSIHPVEHQLFVACSTQMRGKDAKEACRVACIGCGLCARTLPEVITMNQNLPRIDYDKNEAATRDAIQRCPSGAICWLELGGGVTYGAKALEARGMACTVEAEKTQSKQQAEAALS, from the coding sequence ATGACAGGATTATTGATTGCCGGAGGGGTAATGCTCGCCCTCGGCGTATTACTTTCCGGGCTGCTGGCCATTGCCAACCGGAAACTCTATGTCTTTGAAGATCCCCGTATTGATGGGGTTGAAGAACTGCTTCCCGGTGCAAATTGCGGCGCCTGCGGTTTTGCCGGATGCCGCGCCTTTGCAGAGGCCTTGGTCACCGGTACGGCACAGCCCGCCTTATGCACGGTGAACACAGCAGACGGCATTGAAAGCATCGCCTCCTATCTTGGTGTTGAGGCAGGCGAAGGGGTCAAACGGGTAGCACGCCTTGCCTGTGCCGGCGGTGACGGCATCGCCAAACGTTTTGCCCACTATGAAGGCCGAGAAAGCTGCCGCGCTGCTGCGCTTATAGCGGGCGGCGGTAAAGCCTGCACTTACGGATGTCTGGGCTATGGCGATTGTATACGCGTTTGTCCATTCGATGCGATCCACATGAACGAAAATAATTTGCCCGTTGTCGATGAAAAGAAATGCACCGCCTGCGGTAATTGTGTTGTTGAATGTCCCAAGCATCTGTATTCCATCCATCCCGTCGAACATCAACTTTTTGTGGCATGCTCCACGCAGATGCGCGGTAAAGATGCGAAGGAAGCGTGCCGGGTCGCCTGCATCGGCTGCGGTCTTTGCGCGCGGACGCTGCCTGAAGTCATTACCATGAACCAAAATTTGCCTCGCATCGACTACGATAAAAACGAAGCGGCTACACGAGATGCCATTCAACGCTGCCCCAGCGGCGCCATCTGCTGGCTCGAATTAGGCGGCGGCGTCACCTACGGCGCGAAAGCATTGGAGGCGCGCGGCATGGCGTGCACGGTGGAGGCAGAGAAAACACAGTCTAAACAACAGGCGGAGGCAGCCTTATCATGA
- the rsxC gene encoding electron transport complex subunit RsxC — MSTCMPTFRHGVHPPECKETASAEVIRIPWPDKVIVLLSQHTGAPAKAIVKKRQDVARGEMIAEAGGFVSVPMHAPIAGQVKSVDLALNPRGELSPAIEIIRDPDQDPESVRGSFQDIDSLEGDALVEAVQNTGAVGLGGAAFPTHVKMKVPAGRKIEAVVVNGCECEPYLTTDYRVMMEQANQIIAGIQIAMKATKAPKAIIAIENNKPAAVDAMMAAVPEGAPITVCSLATKYPQGAEKMLSTALLGREVPSGGLPSDVGMACFNVATLAQLGELLPSGRGLIERVITVAGGGVERPGNYMVPLGTPLRHIMEFVGIRPDARKIINGGPMMGTSVASLDVPLTKGTSGLLVLRDDEIRTGRLNVYPCIRCARCVDACPVFLNPSDMGLLARNSRHEEKAESYHLYDCIECGCCSYVCPSNIPLVQYFRIGKAMLRERSAAK; from the coding sequence ATGAGTACTTGTATGCCTACTTTCCGACATGGTGTTCATCCTCCCGAATGTAAAGAGACCGCAAGCGCTGAGGTCATACGTATCCCGTGGCCCGACAAAGTGATTGTGTTGTTGTCTCAGCATACGGGCGCGCCAGCCAAGGCGATTGTAAAAAAAAGACAAGACGTGGCGCGCGGCGAAATGATCGCCGAAGCGGGCGGCTTTGTTTCGGTGCCGATGCACGCGCCTATTGCCGGTCAAGTGAAGTCGGTAGACCTTGCCTTGAACCCACGGGGCGAATTATCCCCTGCCATCGAAATCATACGTGACCCGGATCAAGATCCGGAAAGCGTGCGCGGCAGCTTCCAAGATATAGACAGTCTGGAAGGGGATGCTTTGGTAGAGGCGGTTCAAAATACGGGAGCGGTCGGACTGGGCGGAGCTGCATTCCCCACCCATGTGAAAATGAAAGTGCCTGCAGGCCGAAAGATTGAGGCGGTCGTTGTGAACGGCTGTGAATGTGAACCCTATCTCACCACAGACTATAGGGTCATGATGGAGCAGGCGAACCAAATTATCGCAGGCATCCAGATTGCCATGAAAGCGACTAAAGCGCCCAAAGCCATCATCGCCATTGAAAATAATAAGCCTGCTGCCGTTGATGCCATGATGGCGGCTGTGCCCGAGGGTGCGCCGATCACGGTATGCAGCTTGGCGACGAAGTATCCTCAGGGCGCAGAGAAAATGCTGAGTACGGCGCTGCTGGGCCGTGAAGTGCCCTCAGGCGGCCTGCCTAGTGATGTGGGCATGGCTTGTTTTAACGTGGCTACCCTCGCGCAATTGGGTGAACTGCTGCCCTCAGGACGCGGTCTGATTGAGCGCGTGATTACCGTGGCAGGGGGTGGTGTCGAACGGCCCGGCAACTATATGGTTCCGCTGGGCACACCGTTGCGGCACATTATGGAATTTGTCGGCATTCGTCCCGATGCGCGCAAGATTATTAACGGCGGTCCCATGATGGGTACCAGCGTCGCCTCCTTGGACGTGCCCTTGACCAAAGGCACGTCAGGCTTGCTTGTGTTGCGTGATGACGAAATTCGTACGGGTCGGTTGAATGTCTATCCCTGCATCCGCTGCGCCCGCTGTGTGGATGCCTGTCCCGTGTTTTTAAATCCCTCTGACATGGGGTTGCTTGCGCGCAACTCCCGACATGAGGAGAAGGCGGAATCGTACCATCTGTACGACTGTATTGAATGCGGCTGCTGTTCTTATGTCTGTCCGTCAAACATTCCGTTGGTACAGTATTTCCGTATTGGCAAGGCGATGCTCAGAGAAAGGAGCGCAGCGAAATGA
- a CDS encoding RnfABCDGE type electron transport complex subunit D has product MSPASHTHVLEIGTSPHIKGPESVPNIMFNVVLALMPVTFFAVWAFGMSAFLLLVTTTLSAVAAEHVSCKLAKKPTTIHDWSATITGLILGLTLPPGTPLWMGALGGIFGVIITKALFGGLGYNCFNPALVGRAFLQISFPVAITTWTPSGLPGRFLHLIPSTLSAPFMEPNADAVKSYVANALSSAGIDGWSGATPLSMWKFADVPEFESTWNLFSGMVSGSTGETASWLILLGGAYLIWRNMMNWRIPAGMLGAVFFVSGALWLTDRSAYPDPVFMLFSGGLLFGAVFMASDMVASPMTSLGVWIYGAFIGVATTVIRLKGALPEGVMFAILLGNALSPLITDITQPATYGIKKKGLFRI; this is encoded by the coding sequence ATGAGTCCCGCATCTCATACGCATGTATTAGAAATAGGAACGTCCCCGCACATCAAAGGCCCCGAAAGTGTTCCGAACATCATGTTCAACGTCGTATTGGCGTTGATGCCGGTCACGTTTTTTGCGGTGTGGGCTTTTGGAATGAGCGCCTTTCTGCTGCTGGTGACAACGACCTTATCTGCTGTTGCCGCTGAGCATGTTAGTTGTAAGCTTGCGAAGAAACCGACCACGATCCATGATTGGAGTGCCACCATCACGGGATTGATTCTTGGTCTGACCCTGCCTCCCGGTACGCCCTTATGGATGGGTGCCTTGGGCGGTATTTTCGGCGTGATTATCACCAAAGCGCTTTTCGGCGGCTTAGGATACAATTGTTTTAACCCTGCACTGGTGGGGCGCGCCTTCCTCCAAATTTCTTTTCCCGTTGCAATCACGACGTGGACGCCGTCGGGCTTACCCGGCCGCTTTTTACATCTCATCCCTTCCACGTTGTCTGCTCCCTTTATGGAGCCCAATGCTGATGCCGTGAAGAGCTACGTGGCGAACGCTTTATCCTCCGCGGGCATTGACGGTTGGTCCGGCGCGACACCCTTGTCCATGTGGAAGTTTGCCGATGTACCCGAATTTGAATCTACGTGGAATCTCTTCTCGGGCATGGTCTCGGGATCTACCGGCGAAACTGCCTCATGGCTGATTTTGCTGGGCGGCGCTTACCTCATCTGGCGCAACATGATGAATTGGCGCATTCCTGCCGGCATGTTAGGAGCCGTCTTCTTCGTGAGCGGCGCGTTGTGGCTTACAGATCGCAGCGCCTATCCTGATCCCGTTTTCATGCTCTTCTCCGGCGGGCTGCTCTTTGGCGCGGTTTTTATGGCGTCAGACATGGTCGCTTCGCCCATGACCTCCCTGGGCGTGTGGATCTATGGCGCTTTTATTGGTGTTGCCACGACGGTGATCCGCCTAAAGGGAGCGCTGCCTGAGGGTGTGATGTTTGCAATTTTGCTGGGTAATGCGCTGTCACCTTTGATTACCGATATTACGCAGCCTGCCACCTATGGTATTAAAAAGAAAGGCCTTTTCAGGATATGA
- a CDS encoding FMN-binding protein — MTTQLQAVDAPVTPPDSDSSFPMFRTLGGLALLSGCLLSLVFQLTKDRIEHNFEERVREAVFELLPGATEQKILEFIGTDERIGEVPFTAYAGYDETGRLIGVALEAVDGNGYSGEIRFLYGYLPDKERVVGMKVLLCKETPGLGDKIKTDENFIANFRQLDVTLNEDASALEVPLSFAKPGQGGGRGQIEGISGATISSKSVFQAIDSSTRLKLPVIQHHLSELQEN, encoded by the coding sequence ATGACGACACAGCTTCAAGCAGTCGATGCGCCGGTCACTCCGCCTGATTCCGACAGCAGCTTCCCGATGTTTCGTACACTGGGCGGGTTGGCACTCTTATCCGGATGTCTGCTTTCATTGGTATTTCAGCTCACGAAAGACCGCATCGAACATAATTTTGAGGAGCGCGTCCGCGAAGCGGTATTTGAACTGCTGCCCGGCGCAACGGAACAAAAAATTCTTGAATTCATCGGAACCGATGAACGGATCGGGGAAGTTCCCTTTACCGCCTATGCGGGCTATGACGAAACGGGAAGACTTATCGGCGTGGCGTTGGAAGCCGTCGATGGCAACGGTTACAGCGGTGAGATTCGTTTTCTTTATGGATATTTGCCCGACAAAGAACGGGTTGTGGGCATGAAAGTGTTGTTGTGTAAAGAAACCCCCGGTCTGGGCGATAAGATCAAGACAGACGAGAATTTCATCGCGAATTTCAGACAGCTGGATGTGACCTTGAATGAGGATGCCTCCGCCCTTGAAGTACCCCTTTCCTTTGCTAAACCAGGGCAGGGCGGCGGCCGTGGTCAGATAGAAGGTATTTCCGGAGCGACCATCTCTTCGAAATCAGTTTTTCAGGCTATCGATTCCAGCACGCGACTGAAACTTCCCGTTATTCAACACCATCTGAGCGAATTGCAGGAGAATTAA
- a CDS encoding electron transport complex subunit E, with product MDVFLRGVWQENPVFVMLLGTCPTLAVTNKVINCFAMGVSVLFVLVMSGLLISLLRNFIPKQVRIASFIIIIATFVTMVDYAIQSISLNLYDSLGAFIQLIVVNCIILGRAEAFASKNGPVRSMLDAIGMGLGFTFALLCLGVIREVLGNGTLLMDTPFEISLFGEHFAPWSIMILPPGGFFVLGLELILFAWLRKWREARQVKTAAI from the coding sequence ATGGATGTTTTTCTTCGTGGTGTATGGCAGGAAAATCCCGTCTTCGTCATGTTGCTGGGCACCTGTCCCACACTGGCGGTGACCAATAAAGTCATTAACTGTTTTGCCATGGGCGTATCAGTACTTTTTGTGTTGGTCATGTCGGGACTGCTCATTTCCTTGCTGCGCAATTTCATCCCGAAACAAGTTCGTATTGCCAGTTTCATCATCATCATCGCCACCTTCGTGACCATGGTCGATTATGCGATCCAATCCATCAGCCTGAACCTTTATGACAGTCTGGGCGCTTTCATTCAATTGATCGTGGTTAACTGCATTATTTTGGGCCGTGCTGAAGCTTTCGCATCGAAGAACGGGCCTGTACGCTCCATGTTGGATGCCATCGGCATGGGGCTCGGATTTACTTTTGCCCTGCTCTGTTTGGGGGTCATCCGTGAAGTGCTCGGAAACGGCACCCTGTTGATGGATACGCCTTTTGAAATCTCGCTCTTTGGCGAACATTTTGCGCCTTGGTCCATTATGATCCTGCCTCCGGGCGGATTCTTTGTGCTGGGTCTTGAATTAATTCTCTTTGCTTGGCTGCGTAAATGGCGTGAAGCGCGGCAAGTAAAGACAGCCGCTATCTAG